CCTTTTGTATTTTCCCTACTAGGACTTTAGCAATGATTTTATATAGGACAGTACAACAAGCACTGGGCCTATACTCTTTGATTGTAGCAAGACTAGCTACTTTTGTAATCAAAGTTACTGCAGTACAATTGATGCCTCTAAACATAGTACCTGTTATAAAGAACTCATTCACTGCTTCTATAACTTCATTCTTGATAATTGGCCATGCTTTTTTTTTATAGAATACTGCATTGTATCCATCCACCTCTGGTGCTTTGTCATCTCCTATAGAGCATAATCTATCATAGATTGCTTGTTCTGCTACTGTTTCACATAGCTGAAGTTGTTGATCATGCTCTAGCTTTTTGCCTCTTCTCATGGTCTTCTTATTTAATGTTGCTACACTTGGGATTGTTGTGCCCATGAGTGATTTGTAGAATTGAG
This sequence is a window from Nicotiana tomentosiformis chromosome 5, ASM39032v3, whole genome shotgun sequence. Protein-coding genes within it:
- the LOC138893217 gene encoding uncharacterized protein, with the protein product MGTTIPSVATLNKKTMRRGKKLEHDQQLQLCETVAEQAIYDRLCSIGDDKAPEVDGYNAVFYKKKAWPIIKNEVIEAVNEFFITGTMFRGINCTAVTLITKVASLATIKEYRPSACCTVLYKIIAKVLVGKIQKVIASIITETQLDSFLGEEL